The Clostridia bacterium DNA segment GCCCGGGGGAATGATGAGTACCCTGAAGCGCCAACTGGCGGAGATGAAGATGCTGGATCGGCTGCCGGCGGTGCTGGAGGAAGTGGTGAGGGTGCGGGAAGAGCTGGGTTATCCGGTCATGGCCACCCCCTATTCGCAGTTCGTCGGGACCCAGGCCACCATGAACGTGATCTACGGCGAACGCTACAAGGTTATCCCCACCGACCTGGTGCAGTACGCCGCCGGGTGGTTCGGGCCTTCCCCCGCGCCCATAGATCCCAACGTCCTGGACCGCATAGCCGGGCAGCCTCTGGCAAAAGAAATCCTGGGGCGCCCCTTCCCCCAGCCCTCGGTAGCGGAACTGCGCGCCGAACAGGGGGCGGGGCCGGAGGTTTCGGATGAGGAGTTCCTGCTCCGGTACAGCCTGACCGCCAAGGAGGTTAACCGTATGCTGGCCGCGGGCTCCCCCAAGGGGTGAGCCGGGTCCGCAAGGGAGGGGGAAGCAGTGAAAAGCGTGGTGCTCATCGGCACTCTGGATACCAAGGGAGAGCAGCTTGATTACCTGCGAGAAAGGATTCGGTCCCGGGGTCACCGGGTCATCCTGATAGACGTGAGCATGAAGGAAGCCTCACGGTACCCCGCCGAGGTGTCGGCAGAGGAAGTCGCCCGGCTGGCAGGAGAAGACATCCGGGCGCTGAGGGAGTCGCCCGACCGGTTCCGGGTAACCGAGGGTATGACTCTGGGGGCCATGCGTAAGGCCCGAGAACTCGCGGAGCGGGGGGAGCTGGACGGCATCGTGGCCTTCGGGGGTACCACCCTTGCTCTTCTGGGCGCCCGGGTAATGCACAGCCTGCCCTTCGGGATACCGAAGATTATCGCCGTTCCTGCGGCCATGCCCACTTACATCAAGGAATGGTTCGGAGCGGCAGATATTGTGGTTATGCAGATGGTTTTCGAGGCCGCGGGAACCAACGCCATGCTGCTCTACGTACTGGATCAGGTAGCAGGGATGGTTTCCGGAATGGTGGAGGAGAGCCGCGAGCGGGCTTCCTTGCGTCTGCCCTTTCCTTCCGTGGCCATTACCGAGATGGGATTTTGCACCCGCTGCGCGCGGGAGGTGGAGAGGCTCCTCAAGGATAGGGGATACGAGGTGTGCTCGTTTCACGCCCAGGGTATCAGCGACCGGGCCATGGATCAGTTGATCGGCCAGGGTTATTTTGACGCCCTCATCGACATTGTGCCTGCCGGGCTCATAGAGGAGGCGCTGAAAGGCAACCGGGCGGCGGGCCCGGACCGCCTGCGGGCTCCGCTGGAAAGGGGGATACCCGTGGTGCTGGCGCCCTGCTGCCTGAACCTTACCGGGTGCGGCCCTACCCGACCGGACAGGGAGCGCTTTGCCTCCCGTCCCCGGATAATGGAGATCGACGCCCTGCGGGCCATGACCCGGCTGAACCGGGAAGAGTTGGAAATGTGCGCCCGGCTGTATGCGGATCGGCTCAACCTCGCCCGCGGTCCGGTACGGTTCCTCATTCCCACCCGGGGATGGTCCTCGCTGGACCGCGAGGGGGCGGTGCTCTACGATCCGGAGGAGGACCGGTTCTTTGTGGAGGTGCTGAGGCAGCACCTCAAGCCGGGAATCGAAGTGCTGGAGGTGGACTGTAACCTCGAGGACCCGGCCTTTGCTCGGGCCCTGGTGGACAGCGCGGTGACGCTGATGAGCATGGGTTCGGCTGCGGCGGTGGTCTAGGCCGGGGGAGGAGGGGGGCCGTGGGGGAGGTTAAGTTCGTAGATACTACGGTCCGGGACGGTCAGCAGAGCCTGTGGGAGGCCACGGGAATGACCACCAACATGATCCTGTCCGTGGCTCCCATCCTGGACCGCGCCGGCTTTAAGGCCGTTGATTTCATGGCGGGCATTCACATGGGCGTTTCCGTGCGC contains these protein-coding regions:
- a CDS encoding Tm-1-like ATP-binding domain-containing protein, with translation MKSVVLIGTLDTKGEQLDYLRERIRSRGHRVILIDVSMKEASRYPAEVSAEEVARLAGEDIRALRESPDRFRVTEGMTLGAMRKARELAERGELDGIVAFGGTTLALLGARVMHSLPFGIPKIIAVPAAMPTYIKEWFGAADIVVMQMVFEAAGTNAMLLYVLDQVAGMVSGMVEESRERASLRLPFPSVAITEMGFCTRCAREVERLLKDRGYEVCSFHAQGISDRAMDQLIGQGYFDALIDIVPAGLIEEALKGNRAAGPDRLRAPLERGIPVVLAPCCLNLTGCGPTRPDRERFASRPRIMEIDALRAMTRLNREELEMCARLYADRLNLARGPVRFLIPTRGWSSLDREGAVLYDPEEDRFFVEVLRQHLKPGIEVLEVDCNLEDPAFARALVDSAVTLMSMGSAAAVV